The region AGGGATTTGGCTGAATTCCTGCATAGTGATAAAACTCAATGATAGAATTTTGTTTTCAGAGCCCAAAAATTGGTCTGTACTTTCACTGCAGTGCAATCTTCTTGTCTCAGATTTTTGTTAGAAATGAATCCTGTCTGGCCCACCTGCAGTAAAGCTGAGGCACGATTTGATATCTCTTTACCTGAGGATTGCATATTAGCATTCACACCACCCGGTGAGCTTGCTGAGCACTCCCAATACTGCTTGCAATCTGTAAGACGTTAGGCTGTTTGTAacaagtatttgtgcttcaattCAATCTTACAAAGACGTTACAGTGAGTGATATCTGCGATGTGTGgagccattttcacacatgaaacCACATTATTGCCTGGTGCAACAGGGAGGATGGTTTGTATTTgatgcagaataaaaaataagcacCAGGTCGTGTCTCTACATGagtttcagtttgagtttttGATTTACAGCCTCCAATTTCACTGTTCCAATTCAGTTCCACAGCTCATCACTGTCATTTTCATCCAAAGCAGGCAGCTGATCTCACGCGAacagctctaaaaaaaaaaaaacaatgtacacCATCTATCAGAGCAAACAGCAGTTAGAGAAAGTAAGAGACGAGCTTAAAAGTGGAACATTTCCCTGCTGCTGGGTTTGTACTTTCACATGAGTTGGTAGAGACCAAAGCAGGGCTAAAAGCAGAGCTGGTTACACGTCTGTTAAATGTTAATTATCAGCGTTATTTCTTTTGGGCCGTGGACATCAATTTGAAAAATGATGAAGGACTTCAGCTAAATTTGGTTTTCATTAAAGTCGCTAACTAGAATTCACTTTCACCAACTCAgaattagaatcagaatcagctttattggccatgtatgcttacacacacaagggatTTTACTTTgttgaactgtgctctctttgtacgaGAAAGTGTAAGAGACTGACAACCCTGCTGTTATCTCTTTTCTTCAACTAACACATCTGCCATGGAGGGGAGATAAAGACTGTCCCGTTTCTACTTAGGCTCTAATTGGCTATATAGTAGCCTAggaacagtgaatggaaggtCCTGATTGGATAGATGAGGTGTCAATGGAAAAGTCAGACTGCATGAATTAGTACAGAAAATACAGTTGAAAAACCAAACATAGAAAGTTGTATTGAACGCTTCACTATTATGACCACTCCATCAGAGTTGGTGTGATTTGTCTATGGTGTATTGTGGTGTAATATGTAAACAGAGCTTAGTTGACATGTACTACACTATATATCTGTATAGAAGACATTACTTCATTTATgagtacatttaaaagaaacatgtttactatgATACAGTTTACtatttacatactgtatatgattTAACACACTTATAATGCACATagtttaaatattcaaaactATGACTATAATCTGCTGAATTTGCCTCTGAGGTTTTCCACACCTTTACTTAAACCAGAGTTTCTATCAGTGCGTTCACATATAAGGTGCGTTTGTTGGCAGCACATGACTAATTAAACACATGAACAAGTCTGCGGTCAGCAGATATTCATGTTTCACACACTCTCAGCAAAttatgatataaaaaaatatatgaagaaCTTGAAAAATACTCGAGAATACTGAGCTCCACTATCAAACAGGTTGAGCTCTAACCCCGAACATAACCTGCTCCAAGGCATAAGTAACCATGGTGATCTACCTCGGTAAGAAGTGAACCACCTTCGCAGTTCTGAAAAGCCAGAGTTAACCCTGACGTTAACCAAAAAACCTGCTTTGTAGTGCAGTCCTCTGGTCTCTGATTGGTTAACAAAGTCACATTTGATAACAAAAAAAGGATAATTAAGGAATAGAAAGATTCTGCTTATGACAGTTAACTCTCTATCCCTGCTTTTATTCTCAGCAAATGTGATCCAACCAACACATATCGAACCCTTAAATCAAATCAGTGGTGGTtcgagaccacttttactgagggggccaaactggggccagttgttttgtcagaggggaacattaaacccggttgaaaaatagacaaagatggtcgctttaaaatataaagcgataaaatgtataaaatataaaataatagcacacatcattaaatactacaacataaaataccatgatttatatttgtttcagtaacagtatttaatactagattgtgagtccggttgttgagtcaaatactgtgtatgtgttattagggggggctcttccttttggaggggtggccacaggggccCATGAATCACATGatcatgaaacatttgaatatagTAGTTTGCACTCTGTGTTAATGGCTGGAGTACAACTCAGACTGAAAGATGCTCCAAGAAGTGTAGTGAATACTTAAGTTAGTTGGGTTCTTGCCCTAAGCCATTTGAGAGCCAACAACTGATTGGAATCTAAGAAGAAGAACCCTGTGTTTCAACACTGTGCACGGTATTCAGATAAGATGAGCCACAAACAGGTCACATCTGAACCGTTGTCAGAGTGATTGCTTTGAGATAGGCAGCGGGGAATATCTGCAGCATAGCAGAGGAGATAAGGTGAGGAGAGCAATCTCACCAGAGGCGAGTGGTGTGCACTCATCTCAGCTGAAAGTGAATGGCTGATCCATGTTTCCACATGCATACACCTTGTTTAAAAGCCCGGTTCTTCCCCATCAAAGCCTTTCTAAACTCAAGAACCACAAAGGAGCCTTTTGAAGCCATATCTCCTGGTGTTCAACAGGACAGCCGAgcacccagaaaaaaaaagggaagaggaaAAACTTAAAACTTTCAGATCCACCTGCGGTCTGCTGCTTcacagatttttaattaaacGGGACGCCTTTTTCTATGGGGATTACATTCTTTAGAAGTAGGGAAATGTTGAAAACATTACACCAAAATGATATATTTGTCTTAATTGGACAGTATGACTTCATATATGCAAACACCATATCATTTGTTCTTCCCTTGATGTGCAATTTCTCCAAGCTGTGCCACCTTGTAGAATTCAACGTACCAAACattaaagtcattttctttatttatataaacactcacacacatgcaggcactTTAGGCTTTTGCACAGCCATAACAGCttcatctctaaaaaaaaaatgtaacaaagaaaagtaatgaTTCAAAATGGCATACTTCAAATATCCATTATCTGCAAATCCTGAATATTTCTTTCACACGACCCGAGCTGCATGATTGGTAGACGACAGCAAATGCTCTTCATTGGCGTGGTAAACCAGATAAATCCAATAACATTTGGAGGGATACATGGGAAAAGAAGTTCTAGGAAATTCAATTGGCAATGGGATTATTTGACAACTGCTTTTTGGTGGGCCGATTACCCATCCTCATAAGATAAAGGGATTTAAAGATGTAGCAGCTCTTGATTTTTTGCctgaacaaacacatacaagCATGTGtcgaaaaaaacacaagcatgcacaGTCCTCCTCATATTGCTGCGGAGAGCAAAGATTCTCCCTCAAATCTCTCAGCATGGCCAATATCAAGAGCTTAGAGGAGCGGCTCGCCTGCTGCAGCAGCTAGACTCACACCTCTGGGAATCATAAACATGTAGCTGAAAGGAAAAGGGGTTATTGTTAGTGTGTTCTGATTTAACTCATAATAACATTCCATTAGGAGGAAACAAAGCAATCTGGAGAGCTTTTGAGATTTAGTTTCAATGAAACGATCCCCCTTTAAAGATAAGATGTCACCTGTAAGCGGAAACTGGAGACAACCTTTGAGAAAATGGATGAAAATGTACCCGCATgcttaaaaagcaaaaagaacaGTACTATTTTTATCATCTTGTGCCGCCAGCATCtgctttctgaaatgttcattGTGTAATATCACATTTGCAGAGACATTTCTTCTTGATCTCTTTTGAAGACTGTCAAATTCCTGTGAAGAAGACAGTCTACACAGTGTCACCAAGTTGCACGAATGAGTTCAGACTGGAGACCATgtcaaaatataagaaaaaaaaaaggcaggagTCAAAGATTCAGAGTTGTAAAGCTACATTATTCCATGAATAGTTTAGGAGCTTTAAGAtgaggcacaaacacacagcttggCCAAGAGATgaggaaaacaacataaacacacgGATTAAGAGTGGGATGGGAGCCTAATAGTTGTAGATTATAATGGCATTAGTACCTGATGAGACACGAGAACAAGCAGCAGGCGTGAGGTGCCTGTGGGATGATAGGACTTACACTCACAGCTGAGTCACAAAGAAGCTGAGCGGAGGGGCAAGGATCATAAAAGCTGCTGCTCGGCTGTGAGGAGGAGAGTTCAGCTTCAGTGAGTCATCCTCCACTGGTATAGACCTTTGTCAATCAGACCTTTCATTGGTTATTGTTGGCATATTCAAAGTGTATAATGAGGTCTATAATGAAGGATTTCTTCATTAGGATTCTGTCAAGAGAATTGTGATTGTGTTAAAGTGGCTCACCAACATTTCAGACTTAATGTGATTAAGGATATTATGATTAAGAAATGGGTCACAGGAACACATTAATCTTATTCTGATATTTAAGTTAAGACCATATGAAGATGATTAATACAGCAATTACAGCGTGCATTATTAGTAACGTTGTTGGAGGCTTATTCAGACCTTAATCCGGAGATGTTCTCTCGTGAAGCCAGggaaacatgttttccagtgaAGTTCAACATTTGCCCAATACGCCTACAGTAGTTTAATTTTTCAAAGCACTGCACATGGGGCTATTCAGTCTTCAAGAATAAGTTAGGTTGCAAGGAAAAAAGACATCTGAATCACACAGGCAGGACTCTTGACAGAATGAAAACCTACACACAAGCTAAGCCTGTTTCCTGATCAAAATCCATCATAACGTGTATCGCCACACCACCACTCCCATGCAGACCCTGATCAAAACGATACAACTGAATACCTATAGTATATACGTGGATAATGCAGCTACAGCCAGCAACAGGTTAGATCAGATGAGCACAATGGCTGAAGACAAAGGGAAAAAGccagctttgttttcttctaaaATAGAAATTTTCAGCACAATCAGAGAACTGTTTTAGAATtgtttctaaaacattttttaaatagataaaaCTGTTTAATATATGTTCACCAAATACAGCGCTACAGCTACAGCTACATACAGCTACAGCCACAGCTAGCAGTTTGTTAGCAGGAATCAACATAATGGCTGAAAACAAGAGGACTCACATCTGTTGTGTCAAAACTCTCTTTATAATGGAAAAATTCCAGCACAAAATCAACAATAAAACTTTACAATGTTCATTTTCAACTTACATTTCTTAGCGGGTGAAACAAATGAGATGATAATCTTTTGACACAGCCAGGTTATCCAGTCTTTAGTCTTCTAAACTAAGCAAACACGCAGCTAGCTGTCACTTTATATTGAGTAAACAAATTCAGATAAAGTATTTATCTTCTTATCCTACTCTTAGCAACAAATAAAAGATTATTATTTACCGAAATATTTAACTATTGCAATTACCTAGACGTTTATATTCACTATGTGATGTAGACGTGGGGAACATTTGAGTAAGTGTTATTTTAAGTTGGAAGCAGACAATTACAAGTTAAACAAGATGACACATTCCCCTCTCAAATCTGTCTACTAAATGTAAAGATAAAGCTAGCAGCTATTAAACTTAGATTAGCATTAAGGCTAAAAACAGTAGCTGCACTCAAGTCCAGGACATAACCTGCTGTAATAATTGTTGCTTttgtactgtgtttgtttgagcatTTTGTGTTGCCTTTGAAGTAAGCAGGTTTACAGTATATCCTGCTGCTTTagcctttatgctaagctaatcaaAGAGCTGCTGACTTTTAACCAAGCAGGGAAATGTAAAGAATTATCAATCCTTCATTTAACTCAAGAGCTtttcaaaaagataaaatatcaTTTAAAGATACTTTTAAAAAACGACTTAACTAATAAGTATACCTGGAAATTGATTTAATGGGTTATGAAGACTTGAGGGAAATATTCAAATAACTACAATAGACCATAGAATAAACTTTTACGTAGAGAAAAATTGTGTGCACACATCCAAGCAAAATGCGTACAggtgaagaacaaaaaaagtattaactgtagaaaaaacaagatcaaaaacTTTTAAGTAAAcaccaacagcagcagaaaaatgcatttaatgCCCCTGATGCTGACCAAAGTCATTCCAGAGGCTGAATGGTCCCATATAGGATACCTAGTTCATTTTGCcaaggtctcccatccaagtcaATTTCACAGCCGGCTGTGGcgagattttttccccccttcgtGTCTTTCAAACTCAATTTCAAAGAGTTCTGGGAGGCAGCTGCAGTGGCCTCAGTGTTGGTCGATCACATTTTCTCATTAATTTAAAGGCCCCGTAGATGCCTTCCGATTACCACATGAATAATAAATAGGCCTGTTAGTGTCCATGTGGGGGGAGAGGCCCCGTTTAATTCACTGTCTATCCATGTGTATTAAGGAAGCTGCTTctccatgataaaaaaaaaaaacccaacacaaACAGGCTCAGACACATGACATTGTTATTCCAGACTTAATAAACAACCAGTCAGGATGTGTTAAAGTGGGATATATTCCAGTGTGGTACAGAATAACCGCAGCGAAGATAATCCCCTAatacacacaaaatgtattagGTTATGATGCTAGTGTTTCTCATGTGACATCTTTCATATGACATGTGATCTCATTTGTCATTTTCTGCTATCACATTATGTGATATCTCCATATTTAATGGGATAAGAAGTATATCAGTTTCTCTGATCAAACCAAATGCCTTCATGTGAGCAGAGTGTTTAATTTACTTACAgattataaacattttttagtgtttaaaaattaaatgagGCAAATGGATGTATTTACAGTCTGGTGCCCCTATCAGTGTGCTGCAGGCATAGACATACTGGGTCAGTGTGCATCAATGTAGGAGCTAGAAATGACACAGATCACAGATCTTTGGCTCATCAAGCAATCATCATTCAGTGGGGCCTTCCTCATTTTCATAGCATAAAAGCTACATACGAAGACCACCATACATTATTCAATAGGCTGTCTAGCTCAATAAAGGATTTCCTACTGGTCTCCGATTCCAGTTTGTACAGCATGTGCCGCTCCTCTGCACCATGACTGTCAAGGTGTTATGTCTCCACCTAAAGGTAACCTGCGGAACTGAACGAGTCCCACATGACAAATGCTGAGCTGATAGGCAGGATAATCATATAAACACTCTGAGCAGCCTTTTAATCAGAGCCTATTAAAGGTCTTTGTCATATTAAATGATAAATTAGGTACAGGTGGATATGATTAGGGATGTGAGATTGGTTGAATTCAAGGGGGATAGTGTGTGCATCTAATTACAGCCTAATTAATAAACAATTTTTAATCAGAAAATACCAGATTGAGAACAAATCACTATTAATTCAGTTGTGTTTAATACATTACAAGGAAATTTTTATTGTTTCACTTGAACAATACATTAATATAATTACAAatcaaaagtaaaatattttattctgttgtgcaaaacattttaaaagtgaataAGTTATGAAATATTGTGACACAATAAGGACACCTATTACATGAATCCAGAAAGCTTTTCCTTTACTTTCTCTTCGATGTTTGCATAGTATTTCATTTGGGCAAGCAGTGCTTTGGCAGTTTGAAGCTctcctgataaaaaaataaaaaaataaatcaacacaaaacagaaagagagtaCAGAAAGAATTTCTATGTGGGAGGGACAGGGGATGTTTAAATGCAGTGTCTGAATAGAATACCTTTAAGGAGGACGGCATCTATCTCCCCTGTCAACTTGGCCAGCTTTCCTGCAAGTGAAGGAGAAGAGGTGAGTTCAAGTTTTGCACATGTTAACAAGACATGGCAAATATATCATATATAGAGCCTCAAATaaagtgaaacaaacaaagttaaaaaaatgaaagatacACCTTGTGTGAACATCATCCTACACTTGAATACAAAGATTTATCAGCCCTTTATATTCTAATGTGTCATGTATACATTATTCAATGGCCTGAGGTTATCAACCTTGTTCAATAGTTGGAAATGAAACCCATCTGCAAGTCAGCAGCTTTACCCCTTTATGAATTCATTAAATCATACCGCACCTGTCTTTGAAACATTATTGGCCACCAATATTGTATGCAGGGTTGAATTTGAGTCTCTTTAGTGGCCAGAAGTCATAAAAGGTTTCAAATCTGTACAGTCTTTTTTTCGCCATTTTTTAGAGTGTGTTAGATGCTGTGGTTTGCTTCTTCTTGCAAATCTGACAAAGCTGTTCAATGAGGGCTGGATTTattaacatactgtacatcctgttaccatggttaccacagGTGTAACTGCACTACCCAGACTCTTAAGGAACTGTAATCCTTTAGATAAAGCATGCCTCCACCAAAGAGCATCTCAGCCATAAatgtgtgttcttgttgttgttttttgtttaacacatattctggatctggaaaaaaagaactaaGCCATTGAACTTGTCATAAATCTAAAATGGCAATATATCTGATGTGTCATGATACATCAGAGTACATGTACCTGTCCTTGTGAGATTCTTTCTGACTAACGGTCAGTTTGAATCTTTAAAGGAGCCTTTATTGCGCCATTCTTCAATGACTTATATAGATATCTCTGTTTACCTTTTGTGTCTTTGCCAATCTTGTTGGCTTCTTCTGGAGTCCTCGCTTCATCAAGGGCTTCATTgatctccatcagctccatgaGAAACTCTGAATCCGCCTCAGAGTCAGTGCCCTCCTCTATACGCATCCCCTGCAGCTCCAGCTGAAACAGAAGATGGAGTTCATCAAATGCACTGCTCCTTAAAATGCATGTCACATCTCTCGACTGTCAGAAGAGAGGATGTTTCTCTCGAACAAGCGATCAGACAGATAAGGCTTGCAGTTATAAAAAGATAAACTGTTTATCGGAAGTTAAGTCAGGGATTTCAAACTCACCATATAAAGACCACGACTCAAAGGCTTAAGCAGAGTGTTGTATGCTTTGTTCACAAGAGCTGACTGGATTTCTGAATACTCCTGTTCTTTCTGCAAAAGAGGGTCTGTTAAGTCGGATTCTATTTATGGAACATTCAGTACATATTCCCTCATTTAAAAAGGGACTGAGAACAAGCATTATTTTGATTTCAGCTTGCATGCTGTGTATTTGGAGTGACAAATATTCGCCTCACACTGTAAACTGTCACGAAGGGAAACGAGATCTGAGGTATTTTACACCGTGCCATCCTAATCtactgtcattttaaaacaacaaatcctCTGTGATACTGACAATTAGGTGCATGACATACAGCAACTGCTTTGTAGTCGAGCAGTTTGGGATCCTTCAAGGGCTCCAGGTGCAAGTTTGACACGACAGATGTGTGGAAACAAGCTGGGGAGGAAAATATCTTGGAAATGGTTGGCAGATCTGAGTACATTTTGCAGCTATCGGGTCTGTCAACTCTGGTGAAAATCAATAGTTTGAGCTCAGGCCCATAGGCCCCTCATGTGGAGCGGTTTCTGTAATAACAACCGTAGCTCTAGGTGGCTGCCTTGTAGCTTTGTATAAGTAATGGGTTTTCTATACATGGTGAAGACCCCTGAGGAGGGAAGGATGTCTAATTAAGGACAAATAGCTAGAGGTGCTGATAAATAAAACAGCGTCAGTACAATATTGTATTGGTTGTAGGTGAGGAAGTCATTTTggcttcctctcttctctcattTGCTGCTGAATGAGTTTAGCTTCATTGTTGTCACATCATGAAAACATTCTGCATTGCACTTTTCCACCTGAGTGTACAGAGTAAATTAAATTCATACCAACACACCTCCACTCCTATTTGTACTCATAATGCTGccattccattttttttttaatgatctacGAGGGGGAACCGGgataatgtgaacattttgtCAACTGCTTACCAGTTTGTAAAATAAACCATAAACACATTCCATTCATAACTGCTCAGATGCATCGGGACAGGTCTTCATTCTCCGTGTGACTTCTTTAAAGATTCACTAGCCAAGACTTGAGTGTAAAACATAGGCTGACGTACCGTAGGTCTCCTCTGTTCAAGTTTTATAAAGTCAAATCCTCGGTCTTGAATAGGAGAAAAGTCAGAAGGGAAGAGAAGACCACATATATTTCCTAGACAACGATAAGTGAATGCTGCATTCAAAGCCAAGTGGACAAACTAAAACCAaacctctttctgtcttttttcattttgagtcTTCAAGTTTTAACCATCACTAAAGCTTTGATAAGTGCAATATTTAGCACTCTATATTTGTTGTTAAAATCATACTTGAAACAGGAAAGGTTTATTATAGTGAAAAGCAGTGGGACGTacatctttcttctttttttgaatgCACCTTGAAACCACCTTAATGTAGGCACCCTCCTTCAAGAAAACATGCATGTCTCTGTAATTCCAGTGGAAGTCTTAGAGTGTTATTATTAAGTGTTATTTTAAGGGGCATGATGCATTCATGTAAAAGAGAAGAGCAGACAAAGTGAAGAAGAGTCGAGTGTACTGATTGAATGTATATTTCTCATTGTGAGCTGAACTTGTTGGTCATTTGATTGATAAGTCAATCAACTGATAATCACTTGATAGTTGTATCAACTGTTTTTGAGTTATTTGCTGATATCAGCTTCAAGagtatttcatatttttcaccTGCTTTCACCTTTTACATGTCCTATTGCAATTTTGAACAAGTATTTGAATATGTCACTTTGAATGCTTGGAATTGCAGTGGCATTTGTTAATTATTTACAAATCCAACCGTAGATCAACAAACCTCAGCTCATAATCAGTTGGTTGATGAGGCAGAGAAATTGCCTGGTTCTGCCCTTTATTTAATCTCCTGgcagtttaaatgtagaattcCGAATATTCGCTGACTTACTCCTccaaaaaatgcttttaaaggCATTTCACTGTAACGTCAGAAAAGCGATCACCCTCCCACCAAAAGTTACCATTATTCTACTTTGCTTAATtcattttgcacacaaaaagaaaaggttattTAATAttgcttcattttctttctttgagatTGTTTAATTACAATACCCTATCATTTGAAACAGATGTACCACGGCAGGAAAAGATGGGGTTATTAATATGTTATCATTATGAAAGCCAGCTTTCTGGAATCCCCACCTGGGATTACTTAATGGAGCTGAGCTGTCGCTGAGCTTCTTTTCTCCAAATATTGCACTAttttctcttgtcatcttcccCATCTTTCTTAGACATGCATCTTTTGAGTTATATAGGCTAACTTCTGATTTCTAGAAATTCCCTTGACCTTGTTGCTTGGCTAGGGAAATGtaggtaaatgtttttgttttttttaaaccacatctCTTAGCTTTGCCTTGAGTAATTCCCTTGACCAAATCACACGAGATCAAAGTCAGAAATCAAAGTCAAATGGTGTTGTGGGGACAGGGCTTAAACCtaggccctttccgaatagccacagttcagtgggcagtacgtacttttcagtatggagtttcagtatactgaactttcgtggtcattcagtatgcattttttgggtccacctcagtatactgaacatttcagtatggatactaacttccgggttttatgcagtatggatgggatgcgtgctttcaggaaatgaattgtattttaccacccacaatgctgtgcgaaattaaacgtaaatcggcacgtccgcctccaaatcaaaacaaacgagcgtggattaattgaatcaatttttaatctagagttgaagtcccgactgaaatcgctacttttaattaacaacagaaaatataacaaatatctgcattattataaaacctttctgcctctatttaaataatgatttcactatttaaatgcgtctttattggtttattttatattctgtatattactgtctttcatttttacttttctttatgaaggctactgtatgttatttagttatttaatctgtcttttacttgatttacattgtgatattgttttgtttacctgactgtatatgtgcattactcttcttgaataaagctaaacaaaaaaacaaacaaaaacaacggGTGGATgtggccggttcgggaaacgcaaatgacgtcacttccatactgaatgaatcagaagaagcaGGAACatatatctgcctactgtgtgtgcatactgaatagtaggttcTAACaatatacagcacagatagtactgcctactgcctactgaaagattgagtatgtacttggcaattcggatacagccctaATTTCGTTTGTGTTATAACATTCACAGCTGACTCATGAACCCTACGACTTAACTGATCTCCTGTCAGATCCCCCTTTCATACCCCTTCCTACCACAGATTTTTGGCCGAAGTTGTCTGGATGGAGAGACCGCTGGAGCTGCAAGTAtcttctctgcagcttttgTATGTCCACTGTGAATGCGTAGTTACTGAAAAGGAGGTACCCCATGGTTACATGAGATGCTTGCTCACAGAAtgacttgataaaaaaaaaaaaaaaaaaggttgatgagTAAGACAGATAATGAGGTAACATACTCACCAATCCATGATTTTGAAGTATGATATCCCTTCTTCGGGGGGTTGGACTATTTTGCATGACATGCAGAAGAATGCAGGTGATTTATCCAGAGGTTGTTCGCAATGCCAGCAGTTCAGTTTGTCTTGAGCTGTACAGAAACTCCTGAGGGAACTAACAGGGTTAGTGTAGCAACTTAGGTGACTATCCTTTCCCCGTGCAACAAAGTTTGTGTTACTTCGCCATGTGTACTTCCTGTTGCAGCTGGTAGGCATACAATGCACTGAACATGTCATTGCATCATAAACAATCTGTCTTCTCGTCCTTAGCAAGTTCTGCTTAAGTAAAGCCCGAGATGAGCACGAAAACCTCAAAGACTTAAACGCCAACATTTCTGAacttaaaacacacaatatgatgCTCAATCAGTTAATCTTCTAAtgagtcaaaaacaaaaaacatctcacTTGTGGAAAGGGAAGAGGAAGAacgttatttttcttcttctacgtTTCCCATAAGAACCCAcacgtttttcttcttctacgtTTCCCATAAGAACCCACACTGCCTCCCGCCGGTCTGGCGGTATGAACGCACAGCTGTCCGGTGTTTTTTGGGAAACATAGTAAGCTAGCTAAGCTAATAGCGACAGTCAACGCGATGTGTTTtcaactatttatttattaaagtgGCGTTTGGATTTGACCGAATAATACCGGACACAGTAAGTTGAATATAATAATGCATATCAGCAATGTGTCACTGTCATATTAACCTCAGCGTTTGCTGCGATGTAAACTTCCGATGACTCTGGCTAGGTTAGCTCCAAAAAGCTAGGAGTAGCCTAGCTTAGTTCGCTaacgtgtttttgttttttacagggaaataaattgttttcttatttggtCGGTGCTGATAAAAT is a window of Labrus mixtus chromosome 5, fLabMix1.1, whole genome shotgun sequence DNA encoding:
- the hscb gene encoding iron-sulfur cluster co-chaperone protein HscB, coding for MLAFKSLRFSCSSRALLKQNLLRTRRQIVYDAMTCSVHCMPTSCNRKYTWRSNTNFVARGKDSHLSCYTNPVSSLRSFCTAQDKLNCWHCEQPLDKSPAFFCMSCKIVQPPEEGISYFKIMDCNYAFTVDIQKLQRRYLQLQRSLHPDNFGQKSVKEQEYSEIQSALVNKAYNTLLKPLSRGLYMLELQGMRIEEGTDSEADSEFLMELMEINEALDEARTPEEANKIGKDTKGKLAKLTGEIDAVLLKGELQTAKALLAQMKYYANIEEKVKEKLSGFM